One Phoenix dactylifera cultivar Barhee BC4 chromosome 14, palm_55x_up_171113_PBpolish2nd_filt_p, whole genome shotgun sequence DNA window includes the following coding sequences:
- the LOC103715334 gene encoding diacylglycerol kinase 1-like gives MMREERPDRFYSQVGLSQARRLVQGKVTRLHIHNPFPVQVGRELWIQQPDCLEITHHGQVFMLRRATSSFTLRSSLLLMAIRKNWSSFFVGKQVILHGWRKEVESPPPFLTPYLEFAALVDQEIFFL, from the exons ATGATGCGTGAAGAAAGACCTGATAGGTTCTATAGCCAG GTAGGACTTTCACAAGCTCGAAGGCTGGTCCAAGGGAAAGTGACAAGATTGCATATCCACAACCCATTTCCTGTCCAAGTCGGTAGGGAACTGTGGATCCAGCAGCCTGATTGCCTGGAAATAACTCATCATGGGCAG GTGTTCATGCTGAGGAGGGCAACATCCTCATTTACCCTTCGCAGCTCCTTGTTGCTGATGGCAATTAGAAAGAACTGGTCCTCTTTCTTTGTTGGTAAGCAAGTAATTTTACACGGTTGGAGGAAAGAGGTGGAATCTCCCCCACCTTTTTTAACCCCTTACTTGGAGTTTGCAGCCCTGGTAGATCAGGAAATTTTTTTTCTGTGA
- the LOC103715326 gene encoding uncharacterized protein LOC103715326, giving the protein MEGLIPLVYRAIKRKKTRRCYKCLSSGAALFDYSEFNANGHMFMTPPPENHKHTSSGTTAAFEMTEFNTHVHRSMTPPPEKLGGFTEGYSRHWRHISVQEFPRESLSPEKRIEPPRLRKDFGVRSHRVFACIAGG; this is encoded by the coding sequence ATGGAGGGGCTGATCCCCTTGGTCTATAGAGCCATCAAGAGAAAGAAGACTAGGCGTTGCTACAAGTGTCTGTCCTCAGGTGCAGCACTGTTCGACTACTCCGAATTCAATGCTAATGGCCACATGTTCATGACACCCCCACCGGAGAACCACAAGCATACCTCATCAGGCACCACTGCAGCGTTCGAGATGACTGAATTCAATACCCATGTCCATCGCTCGATGACACCTCCGCCGGAGAAGCTTGGAGGCTTCACTGAAGGATATAGCAGACATTGGAGGCACATCTCAGTGCAAGAATTCCCTCGTGAGTCCTTGTCGCCGGAGAAACGCATCGAACCACCTCGTTTAAGAAAAGATTTTGGCGTGAGGAGCCATCGCGTGTTCGCTTGCATCGCCGGAGGGTAG
- the LOC103716046 gene encoding uncharacterized protein LOC103716046, translated as MNRPSKLGRKSSEATLAKKSETKKKPSPRNPLKELNGGGAYPPPSGSADAPRGGCFGFLLSSSSSKDSIPKPKPFQRTPRSAPVVPKTLASKNSVKDSRFPGSKKNASKPSLEASKKIKSKKPSKPRTPDLLQRWNRRKPSSEEQGRSSGDYSDGKNPGPELSLEVNFGRKVGTFSGLMSGACLASTPEKTLPGFALEVVLEAKEGEQKLSNTPTSATTPPIQASISPEVLAGSSVAPTPACFAAGHVIAGVQDRRKCRPRGILTVGEGGPEVTRNPGFQDSSTPPPIACASIHWLSSPSENANSGLTSSFSSSSRVRLPHCNAEASANWLLPPCGQGEEGMLENALLSTKMSALGNKCSPDLGNWSFSPANSNPTESPELGGLLCLNSPVLETTPSSGYGFRRTPSTGSSISPFSMILERVAASSSKRTLPKPYQERGGYRYGSALGTSPFSGESLVEGNVVSMLTSYSSSRKQGGFPAFEMDSVVDLLGTVNLSPKSKTNKASDTLPSPERSFQFGCTVTPSKSVDLVHFQQPSWNRTSAAKEACSQGQGLPSSETRISWRDGLVSRIFEMGDLDCSKWLSDDEDNFNCHGEDDMQAVFDLRFEPNIRSSVLKDGNDQHIASGFGSIEFACDETAVQKSITEWPCGPIPCAESLSRQGVELLSSGDSDWTLFYENHLFEL; from the coding sequence ATGAACCGACCTTCGAAACTCGGGAGGAAGAGCTCGGAAGCAACCCTAGCGAAGAAATCTGAGacgaagaagaagccgagtccTCGAAATCCATTGAAGGAGCTCAATGGCGGTGGAGCTTATCCTCCTCCTTCTGGTTCCGCCGATGCCCCCAGAGGGGGTTGCTTCGGCTTTCTTCTATCGAGTTCCTCTTCTAAAGACTCGATTCCGAAACCGAAACCCTTTCAAAGAACACCCAGATCGGCTCCTGTGGTCCCCAAAACGCTGGCCTCCAAGAATTCCGTGAAGGATTCCAGATTCCCGGGCTCCAAGAAGAATGCATCAAAACCTAGTTTGGAAGCCTCcaagaagatcaaatcgaagAAGCCCTCGAAGCCCAGAACTCCTGATCTGCTCCAGAGGTGGAATCGAAGGAAGCCGAGCTCCGAAGAGCAGGGTCGGAGCTCCGGCGATTATTCGGACGGTAAGAATCCTGGCCCTGAGCTCAGTTTAGAGGTGAATTTTGGGCGAAAGGTTGGAACTTTTAGTGGGTTGATGTCTGGGGCTTGTTTGGCCTCTACTCCGGAGAAAACTCTTCCTGGTTTTGCTCTTGAGgtggtcttggaggcgaaggaAGGAGAGCAGAAGCTCTCAAATACTCCAACATCGGCCACCACGCCTCCAATTCAGGCCTCCATCTCCCCGGAGGTTCTTGCTGGGTCCTCTGTTGCCCCCACTCCTGCATGCTTTGCCGCCGGCCATGTGATCGCCGGAGTCCAAGACCGGAGGAAATGTAGGCCAAGAGGCATACTCACTGTCGGTGAAGGTGGACCGGAGGTCACCAGGAATCCAGGTTTTCAAGATTCTTCAACACCGCCTCCCATCGCTTGTGCTTCCATACATTGGCTCTCTTCACCTTCAGAGAATGCGAATTCTGGCCTCACTAGTAGTTTCAGTTCTAGTTCTAGAGTTCGGCTGCCGCATTGCAATGCTGAAGCTTCTGCGAATTGGCTTCTCCCTCCTTGTGGGCAGGGAGAAGAAGGCATGCTGGAAAATGCGTTATTGTCCACAAAGATGTCTGCTTTGGGTAACAAGTGTTCTCCTGATCTTGGGAATTGGAGCTTTTCTCCTGCTAATTCTAACCCTACGGAATCGCCTGAGCTTGGAGGGCTGTTGTGTCTCAACTCGCCTGTCTTAGAAACAACACCATCATCTGGTTATGGCTTTCGAAGAACTCCTTCTACCGGGAGTAGCATTAGTCCTTTCTCTATGATTTTAGAAAGGGTTGCAGCATCATCTTCTAAACGTACTCTTCCTAAGCCTTATCAAGAAAGAGGAGGATACCGCTATGGTTCTGCCTTAGGGACTTCACCCTTTTCTGGGGAATCCCTGGTTGAAGGAAATGTTGTTTCCATGCTGACATCCTATTCGAGCTCAAGAAAACAAGGTGGTTTTCCTGCATTTGAGATGGACTCTGTGGTGGATCTTCTTGGAACAGTAAACTTGTCGCCGAAGTCGAAAACTAATAAAGCAAGCGATACTTTGCCATCACCTGAGCGTAGCTTCCAGTTTGGGTGCACAGTCACACCTTCAAAGTCGGTAGATTTAGTTCATTTTCAGCAGCCTTCATGGAATAGGACCTCTGCAGCAAAAGAGGCTTGTTCTCAAGGACAGGGCTTGCCGAGTTCAGAGACAAGGATTTCATGGCGAGACGGACTGGTCAGTAGGATTTTTGAGATGGGTGATCTGGATTGCTCTAAGTGGCTTTCAGATGATGAGGACAACTTCAATTGTCATGGAGAAGATGATATGCAAGCAGTGTTTGATCTTAGATTTGAGCCAAACATCAGAAGCTCTGTACTAAAAGATGGAAATGACCAGCACATAGCCAGTGGGTTTGGGTCCATTGAATTTGCCTGTGATGAAACTGCAGTTCAAAAAAGCATCACAGAGTGGCCTTGTggaccaattccatgcgcagaATCCCTTAGCCGACAGGGAGTTGAGTTGCTCTCTTCTGGTGATTCTGATTGGACTCTTTTCTACGAAAACCATTTATTTGAATTATGA